The following are encoded in a window of Halorarum salinum genomic DNA:
- a CDS encoding tyrosine-type recombinase/integrase yields the protein MSETQSYEIRIGATTDGGSRVPDLTPREAFERWLGRLRGSKADSTVSAYHYQLKLFIEWCEDESITPINDLTGWDIETYETHRRETGIELISLNKELGTLKQFLEYCARIELVDENLPEKVDPPDVPKEEQVDNTRLHTDDARALLAHYETDDFGSRAHALLSLAWFVGARLGGLRSLDLKHYDSDDEYLQFVHRPDEDTPLKNGLDGERAVGLPRHVCDVVDAYIANHRHDTFDEYGRKPLFTSSVGRGSENSVRVWMYMATFPCHHSPCPHGKESDTCEFIDHTQASKCPSSRSPHQVRTGSITWQLNRGVPIEVVAKRVNTSVRTLEKHYDQPTKREELEERRRQFVDRLDFGGSGGEQE from the coding sequence ATGAGCGAAACACAGAGTTACGAGATCCGCATCGGAGCGACGACCGACGGGGGCAGCCGTGTCCCCGACCTGACCCCGCGTGAGGCGTTCGAGCGGTGGCTCGGTCGCCTCCGCGGTTCGAAGGCCGACTCGACCGTCTCAGCCTACCACTACCAATTGAAGCTGTTCATCGAGTGGTGCGAGGATGAGAGCATCACGCCCATCAACGATCTCACGGGATGGGACATCGAGACGTACGAGACCCACCGCCGGGAGACGGGGATCGAACTCATCTCGCTCAACAAGGAACTGGGCACGCTCAAGCAGTTTCTCGAGTACTGTGCGCGGATCGAGCTCGTCGACGAGAACCTCCCCGAGAAGGTCGACCCGCCGGACGTCCCAAAGGAAGAGCAGGTCGACAACACCCGGCTCCACACGGACGACGCGAGAGCGCTGCTCGCCCACTACGAGACCGACGACTTCGGCTCGCGAGCACACGCGCTCCTCTCACTGGCGTGGTTCGTCGGCGCCCGACTGGGCGGCCTTCGATCGCTCGATCTCAAGCACTACGACTCGGACGACGAGTACCTCCAGTTCGTTCACCGGCCGGACGAGGACACCCCGCTGAAGAATGGGCTCGACGGGGAGCGGGCGGTCGGGCTCCCCCGGCACGTCTGTGACGTCGTCGACGCCTACATCGCGAACCACCGGCACGATACCTTCGACGAGTACGGCCGCAAGCCGCTGTTCACCAGCAGCGTCGGTCGCGGATCGGAGAACTCGGTTCGCGTCTGGATGTACATGGCGACGTTCCCGTGTCACCACTCACCCTGTCCGCACGGGAAGGAGTCGGACACCTGCGAGTTCATCGACCACACGCAGGCGAGTAAGTGCCCCTCGTCGCGCAGCCCGCACCAGGTGCGGACGGGCTCGATCACCTGGCAGCTGAACCGGGGCGTCCCGATCGAGGTGGTTGCGAAGCGGGTGAACACGTCGGTGCGGACGTTGGAGAAGCACTACGACCAGCCGACGAAGCGCGAAGAGCTGGAGGAACGGCGGCGTCAGTTCGTGGATCGGCTGGATTTCGGCGGTTCAGGGGGTGAGCAGGAATGA
- a CDS encoding nucleoside triphosphate pyrophosphohydrolase family protein, which yields MTHRADCTDCTWSFQDEDLVDVSEKMERHARKEQHHVDLERAVATAVRRDQDDEEFYVVDEDRGAVVAGPFEEKDEAAADARDRTPSHIVATKGVLDMMQRTSRATIRWENDDVDVVTDGGRDVQALYERALGTWGAAAQVDKATEECCELGAELARTQNGLGDEADLVKEIADAEIMLEQLRLVIDPSRIDAAREAKLDRLAERLDEAEGAVATDGGAARHWHRASANAARTHAGVGDQDATCVNGTPGCPGPNPSGGVLPCGPCFLSGGEAHAD from the coding sequence GTGACCCACCGCGCCGACTGCACCGACTGCACCTGGTCGTTCCAGGATGAGGACCTCGTCGACGTCAGCGAAAAGATGGAGCGCCACGCGCGGAAGGAGCAGCACCACGTCGACCTTGAGCGGGCGGTCGCGACCGCCGTCCGTCGCGACCAGGACGACGAGGAGTTCTACGTCGTCGACGAGGACCGCGGCGCCGTCGTCGCCGGCCCGTTCGAGGAGAAGGACGAGGCGGCCGCGGACGCTCGCGACCGGACCCCAAGCCACATCGTCGCGACGAAGGGCGTCCTCGATATGATGCAGCGAACCTCCCGGGCGACGATCCGCTGGGAGAACGACGACGTCGACGTCGTCACCGACGGCGGTCGCGACGTCCAGGCTCTCTACGAGCGCGCGCTCGGCACCTGGGGGGCCGCCGCCCAGGTCGACAAGGCGACCGAGGAGTGCTGCGAGCTGGGTGCGGAGCTCGCTCGCACCCAAAACGGTCTCGGTGACGAGGCCGACCTCGTCAAGGAGATTGCCGACGCCGAGATCATGCTCGAGCAGCTGCGCCTCGTCATCGACCCGAGCCGGATCGATGCGGCGCGCGAGGCGAAGCTCGACCGGCTCGCCGAACGCCTCGACGAGGCCGAGGGGGCGGTCGCGACCGACGGTGGAGCCGCCAGGCACTGGCACCGCGCGAGCGCCAACGCCGCCCGGACCCACGCAGGCGTCGGCGACCAGGACGCTACGTGCGTCAACGGGACGCCCGGTTGTCCAGGGCCAAACCCGTCGGGGGGCGTGCTCCCCTGCGGGCCCTGCTTCCTCTCTGGAGGTGAGGCCCATGCCGACTGA
- a CDS encoding PadR family transcriptional regulator: MNSHRDSRGDAPTTESSIDTETDATVLTAFQQNILVILSEEAMYGLAIKRELEAYYDAEVNHGRLYPNLDSLVEDGLVEKSELDKRTNEYALTAAGEQALFDHLDWIFSKYVPGQPAGADQLHERITAYVGGDES, encoded by the coding sequence ATGAATTCACACCGAGACAGCCGGGGGGACGCCCCGACTACGGAAAGCAGTATCGACACCGAGACCGACGCGACTGTCCTGACCGCGTTCCAGCAGAACATCCTCGTCATCCTCTCCGAGGAGGCGATGTACGGGCTCGCGATCAAGCGCGAGCTCGAGGCGTACTACGACGCCGAGGTGAACCACGGGCGGCTCTACCCGAACCTCGACTCGCTCGTCGAAGACGGCCTCGTCGAGAAGAGCGAACTCGACAAGCGGACCAACGAGTACGCACTCACTGCCGCCGGCGAGCAGGCGCTCTTCGACCACCTTGACTGGATTTTCTCGAAGTACGTTCCCGGGCAGCCGGCAGGCGCCGACCAGCTCCACGAGCGGATCACCGCCTACGTCGGGGGTGACGAGTCGTGA
- a CDS encoding plasmid mobilization protein — MERTERLSTSVTEETKQRFRIRAAQKGMNMSEYLRELVLQDIDDGDEEGNANQAKMAQTAD; from the coding sequence ATGGAACGGACTGAACGGTTATCGACGAGCGTGACGGAAGAGACGAAACAACGGTTCCGTATTCGGGCCGCTCAAAAAGGGATGAACATGAGCGAATACCTCCGAGAATTGGTTCTTCAGGATATAGATGACGGGGATGAGGAGGGAAACGCGAACCAGGCGAAAATGGCGCAGACGGCTGACTAA
- a CDS encoding Cdc6/Cdc18 family protein → MISDAQVFQETHMPHRLEHREAEIEQLSRALQPVVDGDRAEDVLLSGPSGVGKTVLSRHVLARLDDQAAVASAHVRCVGSTPGNILRNAIRKLSIGASVHQGTPIDELPRMLHDGLNEPGVLVLDEADDVPDSNLLSLLSRAPTISVVAICHKAERWLSQVDEVHRSTFKGDHHIPLDRYAVNELADILEARADRGLHPGVVDRDRLEQIADRVAGVARDGIQTLYEAAMYGGERDHRLIDADDIADGYVRAQKNIREANLRSLPFHHHVLYEIVRVEGPITGTELHAFYDVMGDSVYTDRPKMPVTRGRRRAFLRKLREYDLIEKFDDVEDDEKTEGDVQYEPVDPDLRSHLDPLMDVLPQNTG, encoded by the coding sequence ATGATATCCGACGCACAGGTCTTCCAAGAAACGCACATGCCCCATCGGCTCGAGCACCGGGAGGCCGAGATCGAGCAGCTCTCTCGTGCCCTCCAACCCGTCGTTGACGGCGACCGCGCCGAGGACGTCCTCCTCTCCGGGCCCTCCGGCGTCGGTAAGACCGTGCTCTCCCGGCACGTCCTCGCCCGACTTGACGACCAGGCGGCCGTCGCGAGCGCTCACGTTCGCTGCGTCGGCTCGACGCCCGGCAACATCCTCCGAAACGCAATTAGGAAGCTCTCGATTGGAGCGAGCGTTCATCAGGGAACGCCGATCGACGAACTCCCCCGGATGCTCCATGATGGCCTCAACGAGCCCGGGGTGCTTGTCCTCGACGAGGCGGACGACGTCCCCGATAGCAACCTCCTCTCGCTGCTCTCGCGGGCCCCGACCATCTCAGTCGTCGCCATCTGCCACAAGGCCGAACGCTGGCTCTCGCAGGTCGACGAGGTCCACCGTTCTACGTTTAAGGGCGACCACCACATCCCACTGGACCGTTACGCCGTGAACGAGCTGGCGGATATCCTCGAGGCACGTGCCGATCGAGGGCTTCACCCCGGCGTGGTGGACCGTGATCGACTCGAACAGATCGCTGACCGCGTCGCCGGCGTCGCTCGCGACGGTATCCAGACGCTCTACGAGGCGGCCATGTACGGCGGAGAGCGCGACCACCGTCTGATCGACGCTGACGACATCGCCGATGGGTACGTGCGAGCTCAGAAGAACATTCGGGAGGCCAACCTCCGCTCGCTTCCCTTTCACCACCACGTGCTGTATGAAATCGTGCGCGTCGAAGGGCCGATTACCGGTACTGAACTCCACGCCTTCTACGACGTGATGGGCGACTCGGTGTATACTGACCGACCCAAGATGCCGGTCACGCGTGGGCGGCGGCGGGCCTTCCTCCGAAAACTCCGCGAGTACGACCTGATCGAGAAGTTCGACGACGTAGAAGACGACGAGAAGACTGAGGGGGACGTCCAGTACGAGCCCGTGGATCCCGACCTCCGCTCACACCTCGATCCACTCATGGACGTACTCCCCCAGAATACTGGTTAG
- a CDS encoding response regulator, translating to MTGSPQLTVLAVDDDPDFVALTAQALEREDPNFKVQTVTNAIDAFEQFADNDIDCIVSDYEMPEMSGLALLEDIRMLDEHVPFILFTGRGSEEVASDAISAGVTDYLQKQSGTDQYTLLANRIRNSAAQHRAKHERQLTIDRMTDALLEVDDSWQVTTVDSRAEAIYDVDADEMLNRNLWEIFPEAIDTSFYDTYHKVMETREPLVLKDYCDVLELWFEVNVYPAPDGGISAYIQDATKRMPSPSHDYHRIRG from the coding sequence ATGACTGGTTCGCCGCAACTCACCGTACTCGCCGTTGACGACGATCCTGATTTCGTTGCGCTGACGGCGCAGGCGCTTGAACGTGAAGATCCCAACTTCAAAGTTCAGACGGTAACGAACGCTATCGACGCCTTTGAGCAGTTTGCAGATAACGACATCGACTGTATCGTAAGTGACTACGAGATGCCAGAGATGTCCGGGCTCGCACTCTTGGAAGATATTCGTATGCTTGACGAACACGTCCCATTTATCCTCTTTACTGGCAGAGGGAGTGAAGAAGTCGCTAGCGACGCAATTTCAGCGGGGGTGACAGACTATCTCCAAAAGCAATCGGGGACTGACCAGTATACACTGTTAGCAAACAGGATTCGTAATAGCGCCGCTCAGCATCGAGCCAAGCACGAGCGCCAACTCACAATCGACCGTATGACTGACGCACTCCTAGAAGTAGACGACAGCTGGCAAGTTACGACGGTTGACAGTCGCGCCGAAGCAATCTACGACGTGGATGCCGACGAGATGCTTAATCGGAACCTCTGGGAGATATTTCCGGAGGCTATCGATACGAGCTTCTACGACACGTATCACAAGGTGATGGAGACGCGCGAACCGCTTGTGCTGAAAGACTATTGCGACGTCCTCGAACTCTGGTTTGAGGTCAACGTCTATCCGGCACCTGACGGTGGAATCTCTGCCTACATCCAAGATGCGACCAAGCGTATGCCAAGCCCATCACATGACTACCACCGAATTCGTGGATGA
- a CDS encoding helix-turn-helix domain-containing protein, whose protein sequence is MDADDLTRTDRAILDVLQEGRGGDEPWGIATKGRLVDETGFSRNSVYNRLEILEVAGFVEVIHEGTREFKFVEDPREADNV, encoded by the coding sequence ATGGACGCCGACGACCTGACTCGGACCGATCGCGCCATCTTGGACGTCCTCCAGGAGGGGCGCGGCGGTGACGAGCCGTGGGGGATCGCGACCAAGGGGAGGCTCGTCGACGAGACGGGGTTTTCCCGGAACTCCGTGTACAACCGACTCGAAATCCTGGAAGTTGCCGGCTTCGTCGAAGTCATCCACGAGGGGACTCGGGAATTCAAATTCGTCGAGGATCCGCGGGAGGCCGACAATGTCTGA
- a CDS encoding DnaJ domain-containing protein: MSETASAVDWPPNFEHRSPQERSRNRNFDVTLARAFDDLEAELERVGVDDFRYSFDAEARKTDSRPYARANPDDPSFVLRWTMDGKQYAVGCDAYSRLRDNVRTVGLYVREKRKMESRPVATGESEFANARLPPGDDEAESVVVAEPAPDPHEVLGVTEDAEEAVVKAAARRLKADRHPDSGGSTEEFQRVVKAEEALLDG, from the coding sequence ATGTCTGAGACTGCCTCGGCTGTTGACTGGCCGCCGAACTTTGAGCACCGATCGCCTCAGGAGCGCTCCCGGAACCGCAACTTCGACGTTACCCTCGCCCGCGCGTTCGACGACCTCGAGGCGGAGCTGGAGCGCGTTGGCGTTGACGACTTCCGCTACTCGTTCGATGCCGAAGCGCGGAAAACGGACAGCCGTCCCTACGCCCGAGCGAACCCGGACGACCCAAGTTTCGTCCTCCGATGGACGATGGATGGCAAGCAGTACGCGGTCGGCTGTGATGCCTACTCGCGGCTCCGAGACAACGTCCGGACCGTTGGACTGTACGTCCGCGAGAAGCGGAAGATGGAGTCCCGCCCGGTGGCGACTGGGGAGTCGGAGTTCGCGAACGCTCGCCTCCCGCCAGGTGACGATGAGGCTGAGTCGGTCGTGGTGGCCGAGCCGGCGCCCGACCCCCACGAAGTCCTGGGCGTCACCGAGGACGCGGAGGAGGCGGTCGTGAAGGCGGCTGCGCGGCGGCTGAAGGCCGACCGTCACCCGGACAGCGGCGGGAGTACCGAGGAGTTCCAGCGCGTCGTGAAGGCCGAGGAGGCGCTTCTCGATGGCTGA
- a CDS encoding DUF5789 family protein, whose translation MADDKQGRDEQADDQKRRQRERMQEEARTRADEEEPMRVDSGEGLGDLDEALKSHDYPATTNELVEAYGDYELETQGGKKSLEDVLASTDDEMYDSAEDVHRRLLELIGR comes from the coding sequence ATGGCAGATGATAAACAGGGCCGAGATGAGCAAGCGGATGATCAAAAACGTCGCCAGCGAGAGCGGATGCAAGAGGAGGCACGTACCCGCGCCGATGAAGAAGAGCCGATGCGCGTCGACTCTGGTGAGGGGCTTGGTGATCTTGATGAAGCGCTCAAATCGCACGACTATCCAGCCACGACAAATGAGTTGGTTGAGGCCTATGGCGATTATGAACTTGAAACTCAGGGCGGCAAGAAATCCCTGGAGGACGTGCTCGCTTCAACTGATGATGAAATGTATGACTCAGCCGAGGACGTTCACAGACGGCTACTGGAACTCATAGGCCGATAG
- a CDS encoding tyrosine-type recombinase/integrase: MTRNSHQDAISEAQFDRLMKAARDMPSPYSEECEFILITAGRLGMRAGELCHLTPEWLNTERSLIEVPRHDPCTKGKHGEICGYCAKQAASAAEHDEDKTILDAMEQRWEPKTDHAVRAIPYDFDEALAERLEELVDDGGYRRSRVSVNRRVDRVVEAAGMDSAGIYPHALRATASTFHACRGLPPSALQSFMGWADLSVANKYVRLSGEQTARALRETHS, from the coding sequence ATGACACGCAACAGCCATCAGGACGCCATTTCGGAAGCCCAGTTCGACCGCCTCATGAAGGCGGCACGTGACATGCCCTCCCCCTACAGCGAGGAGTGTGAGTTCATCCTCATCACCGCCGGCAGGCTGGGGATGCGCGCCGGCGAGTTGTGCCATCTCACGCCCGAGTGGCTCAACACCGAGCGGTCGCTGATCGAGGTGCCCAGACACGACCCCTGCACCAAGGGGAAGCACGGCGAGATCTGCGGCTACTGCGCGAAGCAAGCGGCCTCGGCCGCCGAGCACGATGAGGACAAGACCATCCTCGACGCGATGGAGCAGCGGTGGGAGCCCAAGACCGACCACGCGGTCCGCGCCATCCCGTACGACTTCGACGAGGCACTGGCCGAGCGTCTCGAGGAGCTGGTCGACGACGGTGGCTACCGCCGGAGTCGGGTGTCGGTGAACCGGCGGGTGGACCGCGTCGTTGAAGCGGCCGGGATGGACTCCGCGGGCATCTACCCGCATGCTCTGAGGGCCACGGCGAGCACGTTTCACGCCTGCCGTGGGCTCCCGCCGTCGGCACTCCAGAGCTTCATGGGCTGGGCGGACCTGAGTGTGGCGAACAAGTACGTCAGGCTGTCAGGGGAGCAGACGGCCCGGGCGCTTCGGGAGACGCACTCGTAG
- a CDS encoding P-loop NTPase family protein, with product MTGNRLPETIPDLEPGVTLLETPRRRSAALQQLVVSHLVDGQTRQGWWVDSGNAFATQSLYELTPGDHVLEHLQVGRAFTAYQHGSLVRETIRRTSQRTELVVVSNAPYYYRDDEVQRTTAERLFASVMELLERLAEACSVPVLVTISEEDAFTDVVREHADRELRSRETTEGIVYVGEDFETEVFWREGYFQTTIPYWVRLLGVLGDGEDVYEAPGLYEEPGLGAWG from the coding sequence ATGACTGGTAACCGGCTCCCCGAGACGATCCCCGACCTCGAACCGGGCGTGACGCTCCTCGAGACGCCTCGTCGGCGCTCGGCTGCGCTCCAGCAGCTCGTCGTCTCGCATCTCGTCGACGGACAGACGCGCCAGGGCTGGTGGGTGGACAGCGGCAACGCGTTCGCGACGCAGTCGCTCTACGAACTCACGCCCGGCGACCATGTTCTCGAACACCTCCAGGTCGGGCGGGCGTTCACCGCCTACCAGCACGGGTCGCTGGTTCGCGAGACCATTCGGCGGACGTCCCAGCGGACCGAGTTGGTCGTCGTCTCGAACGCGCCCTACTACTACCGCGACGACGAGGTGCAGCGGACGACCGCCGAGCGGTTGTTCGCCTCCGTGATGGAACTCCTTGAGAGGCTGGCGGAGGCGTGCTCGGTGCCCGTGTTGGTGACCATCTCGGAGGAGGACGCGTTCACGGACGTCGTTCGCGAGCACGCCGATCGGGAGCTCCGGAGTCGCGAGACGACCGAGGGTATTGTCTATGTGGGCGAGGACTTCGAGACGGAGGTATTCTGGCGCGAGGGGTACTTCCAGACGACGATCCCCTACTGGGTCCGTTTGCTCGGTGTATTGGGCGACGGCGAGGACGTCTATGAGGCGCCGGGGCTGTACGAGGAGCCCGGATTAGGGGCGTGGGGATGA
- a CDS encoding cysteine hydrolase family protein — protein MGLEDVSADLSLDSDSTAVIVVDMENDFVEEGAPLETEGRQFVDKMATFLDECRDTGMEVVYTTHAHRESGCDMGTMADIWPPIANQDGLVDGTRGIEIYDEVRPKEDELVIKKHRYSGFYGTDLDTILRNAGIETVIITGVTTENCCAMTAREAQFRDYDVVFLADLTGTFDYPDQGFGSRDAQEIHETVCTIMGTSVGTLATSEDVVDALESRTVSADD, from the coding sequence ATGGGTCTGGAAGATGTGAGTGCGGACCTGAGTCTCGATTCGGACTCGACGGCGGTCATCGTCGTCGACATGGAGAACGACTTCGTCGAGGAGGGCGCCCCGCTCGAAACGGAGGGTAGACAGTTCGTGGACAAGATGGCGACGTTCCTCGACGAGTGTCGAGACACCGGCATGGAGGTCGTCTATACCACCCATGCACACCGAGAATCTGGGTGCGACATGGGCACCATGGCCGACATCTGGCCACCCATCGCAAATCAAGATGGACTCGTCGACGGGACGCGAGGCATCGAAATCTACGATGAGGTCCGACCGAAGGAGGACGAACTCGTCATCAAGAAACACCGATACAGTGGTTTCTACGGAACGGACCTCGATACGATCCTCCGGAACGCCGGCATCGAGACGGTCATCATCACGGGTGTCACGACGGAGAACTGCTGTGCGATGACCGCGCGGGAGGCGCAGTTCCGCGATTACGACGTCGTCTTCCTCGCGGATCTCACCGGCACGTTCGACTACCCGGACCAGGGATTCGGATCGCGCGATGCCCAGGAAATCCACGAGACCGTCTGTACGATCATGGGAACGAGCGTCGGGACACTCGCTACCTCCGAGGACGTGGTTGACGCACTGGAGAGCCGCACCGTCTCGGCAGACGACTAA
- a CDS encoding DUF7827 domain-containing protein, which yields MTNTTNKIRALFLTALMVFSVFAGSVAFAGSAAAAAGNGQIDMDQRSIDIGEDGDDSQTFSFDYTVESGDETVTIDVSETLNNDVEITDASFSGGPVEGGSHEVDNGEITADVTGSAGDTGTVTVTLSLDTTDASTDSRVTHVISDSESGEEVEVEYKLFEETDNPITDGTATTETIQVGESVTLVTSGEEERIEIFRVDDTDDFTPVDTLHTAPGDRITYDTSDLEAGEDYKVAFAGESASGADITLQTRDLGLSAELVDSTVQTDEPIEVSAESNDPQGAYTAVLLDSDGDEVDGTEVTGTFTGSGDADISIPAPETTGNYTVEVTHDDTGVSVETDEVQVEEAGDEDIAVANDSVTDQQGDIAAITVELTETDQGTVVIGNYEDDSYQANISVEDGDDDGEVTVLFNTYLAGMSTGSDYSASDVVSAEGDDDTATLENFDSEQQNLDDLLDSGEYDISVSTSPITEGDASTALSNEDDLSTLILEERSTDEMNLWRASSDTIEEIQDEDAEDQVSAVDDAVSNDGLTETDMVAGSDDGADQLVFQVSASGLEGLLDATGADSASEQLTTATDNGNVTLSIEQTEASTGNNQDPKEIDVTSDSLSVVSDSDENVYYIVFDSSSTDQFEDGDAFEAVLSIGDARLLELDEDDDDVENGLSTDSSQNESVNATFDYEAAEGSFDDPTNVTASENVSIEGETNIAPGSEVNVRIRSGDNTEPRFIETITATVQADGTLEATGFDLSDNAAGDTFTVTGTGTFAAFEEADGNIVESVGTSTPGTDDGTTDDGTPTDDGTPTDDGTPTDTATPDEGDGNGGDDTPTETTTPGFTAVLALIALIGAALVAVRRD from the coding sequence ATGACAAACACAACCAACAAGATCCGCGCGCTGTTCCTGACAGCGCTCATGGTCTTCAGCGTCTTCGCTGGGTCCGTGGCGTTCGCAGGATCGGCTGCTGCGGCGGCCGGTAATGGCCAAATCGATATGGATCAGCGATCGATCGATATCGGTGAGGATGGGGACGACTCTCAAACGTTCTCATTCGACTATACTGTAGAATCAGGCGATGAAACGGTTACAATCGATGTGAGTGAGACGCTCAACAATGATGTCGAGATCACCGATGCAAGCTTCTCTGGTGGCCCTGTCGAGGGTGGCTCCCACGAGGTTGACAACGGTGAGATCACTGCCGACGTTACTGGCAGTGCAGGTGACACAGGTACGGTCACCGTCACGCTCTCTCTCGACACGACTGACGCGAGCACCGACAGCCGCGTCACCCACGTCATCTCCGACTCGGAGTCTGGCGAGGAAGTCGAAGTCGAGTACAAGCTCTTCGAGGAAACCGACAACCCGATCACGGATGGAACCGCGACGACCGAGACCATCCAAGTTGGTGAATCCGTCACCCTCGTGACGTCAGGTGAAGAGGAGCGTATCGAGATTTTCCGTGTCGACGACACGGACGATTTCACCCCTGTAGACACGCTGCACACGGCTCCGGGCGACCGGATCACCTACGACACCAGCGACCTCGAAGCTGGTGAGGACTACAAGGTCGCCTTTGCTGGCGAGTCGGCATCCGGTGCTGACATCACGCTCCAGACGCGGGACCTCGGTCTCTCGGCCGAGCTCGTCGACTCCACAGTCCAGACTGACGAGCCAATCGAAGTCTCCGCCGAGTCGAACGACCCGCAGGGCGCCTACACGGCAGTGCTCCTCGACTCCGACGGTGACGAAGTCGACGGCACTGAAGTCACCGGCACCTTCACCGGGAGCGGTGACGCGGACATCTCGATTCCCGCGCCCGAAACCACGGGCAACTACACGGTCGAAGTGACGCACGACGACACCGGCGTCTCGGTCGAGACCGACGAGGTCCAGGTCGAGGAAGCGGGTGACGAAGACATCGCAGTCGCGAACGACTCGGTCACCGACCAGCAGGGTGACATCGCTGCGATCACCGTGGAACTGACGGAAACCGACCAGGGTACCGTCGTCATCGGTAACTACGAGGACGACAGCTACCAGGCGAACATCTCCGTCGAGGATGGTGACGACGACGGCGAAGTGACCGTCCTGTTCAACACCTACCTCGCCGGTATGTCCACCGGTAGCGACTACTCGGCATCCGACGTCGTCTCCGCGGAAGGTGACGACGACACTGCCACGCTCGAGAACTTCGACAGCGAACAGCAGAATCTGGACGACCTGCTCGACTCGGGCGAGTATGACATCTCGGTCAGCACCTCGCCGATTACCGAGGGTGACGCGAGCACCGCGCTCAGCAACGAGGACGACCTCAGTACGCTCATCCTCGAGGAGCGCTCGACCGACGAGATGAACCTCTGGCGCGCGTCCAGCGACACCATCGAGGAGATCCAGGACGAGGACGCCGAGGATCAGGTCAGCGCCGTCGATGACGCCGTCTCCAACGACGGCCTCACCGAGACTGACATGGTCGCTGGCTCCGACGACGGAGCCGACCAGCTCGTCTTCCAGGTCTCCGCCTCCGGGCTCGAGGGCCTCCTTGACGCCACGGGTGCAGACTCTGCAAGCGAGCAGCTCACAACCGCAACCGATAACGGCAACGTCACGCTGAGCATCGAGCAGACCGAAGCGAGCACTGGAAACAACCAGGATCCCAAGGAGATCGACGTGACCTCCGACTCGCTGTCGGTCGTCTCCGACAGTGACGAGAACGTCTACTACATCGTCTTCGACTCGTCCTCAACCGACCAGTTCGAGGACGGTGACGCGTTCGAGGCTGTGCTATCCATCGGGGACGCTCGCCTGCTCGAACTTGACGAGGACGATGACGACGTCGAGAACGGTCTCTCGACGGACTCGTCTCAGAACGAATCGGTGAACGCGACGTTCGACTACGAGGCTGCTGAGGGCTCGTTCGACGACCCGACCAACGTGACGGCGTCCGAGAACGTGTCCATCGAGGGCGAGACGAACATCGCCCCCGGCAGCGAGGTCAACGTGCGCATCCGCTCGGGTGACAACACCGAGCCGCGGTTCATCGAGACGATCACCGCGACTGTGCAGGCTGACGGCACGCTCGAGGCCACTGGCTTCGATCTCAGCGACAACGCTGCCGGCGACACCTTCACGGTGACCGGCACCGGCACGTTCGCTGCCTTCGAAGAGGCCGACGGCAACATCGTCGAGTCGGTCGGCACGTCCACGCCGGGCACGGACGACGGCACGACGGACGACGGCACGCCGACGGACGACGGCACGCCGACGGACGACGGCACGCCGACCGACACCGCCACGCCTGACGAAGGCGACGGCAACGGTGGCGACGACACGCCGACCGAGACGACCACGCCCGGCTTCACGGCCGTGCTGGCTCTCATCGCGCTGATCGGCGCCGCGCTCGTCGCGGTCCGTCGCGACTAA